A single Agromyces sp. CF514 DNA region contains:
- a CDS encoding ABC transporter ATP-binding protein produces the protein MQIQPSDLGLIARVTNLGKRYGTGAGSVIALDDVSLGLRRGEFTAIMGPSGSGKSTLMHIMAGLDSPSSGRAWLGDTDITELPDGELTVLRRRRVGFVFQSFNLVPTLDVRANVMLPFELDGRRPSKDEQAWIDELLDALGLAGRMKHRPHELSGGQQQRVAIARALGTRPDLVFADEPTGNLDSRTGREVLALLASASSRYGQSIAMVTHDPVAASHADRILYLADGRIVRDTARSTAEEIGSYMLAMETAA, from the coding sequence ATGCAGATCCAACCTTCAGACCTCGGACTCATCGCGCGCGTCACGAACCTCGGCAAGCGGTACGGAACCGGAGCGGGCTCGGTCATTGCGCTCGACGACGTCTCGCTCGGCCTCCGCCGCGGCGAGTTCACGGCGATCATGGGCCCGTCGGGTTCGGGCAAGTCGACGCTCATGCACATCATGGCCGGCCTCGACTCGCCTTCGTCGGGTCGTGCGTGGCTCGGCGACACCGACATCACCGAGCTGCCCGACGGCGAGCTCACCGTGCTCCGGCGTCGGCGCGTCGGGTTCGTGTTCCAGTCGTTCAACCTGGTGCCGACCCTCGACGTGCGCGCGAACGTGATGCTGCCGTTCGAGCTCGACGGCCGCCGGCCCTCGAAGGACGAGCAGGCGTGGATCGACGAGCTGCTGGACGCGCTCGGCCTCGCGGGCCGCATGAAGCATCGCCCGCACGAGCTCTCCGGAGGTCAGCAGCAGCGCGTCGCGATCGCCCGCGCACTCGGGACCCGCCCCGACCTCGTGTTCGCCGACGAGCCGACCGGCAACCTCGACTCGCGCACCGGGCGCGAGGTGCTGGCGTTGCTCGCGTCGGCGTCGTCGCGGTACGGCCAGTCGATCGCGATGGTCACGCACGACCCCGTCGCCGCGAGCCACGCGGACCGCATCCTGTACCTCGCCGACGGCCGCATCGTGCGTGACACGGCGCGCTCGACCGCCGAGGAGATCGGCTCGTACATGCTCGCGATGGAGACCGCGGCATGA
- a CDS encoding hemolysin family protein: protein MQPWLFLMAAFAFVAFGGLMAAVDAALGATSRADVVELASGSRARRSLLAIADDTGAHVNAVNFVRIITETTAAVLVTLAFVSFLDNVWWVLLWSALIMTAVSFVLVGASPRSVGRAHAAVVLRLTAPVVHFLRVLLGPLANALVSLGNRVTPGRIRFAGVSSEEQLLSMVDEATELEVLEEGDRELIHSIFEFNDTVAREVMVPRTDMVTIESTAHLPQAMALFLNAGYSRIPVIGEDADDVAGILYLRDLARLGFERPLDAADLTVGELARPAVFVPDSMKADALLRQMQLASNHLAMVVDEYGGIAGLVTLEDVIEELVGDISDEYDRAAEQIEQLDAGRFRVNARLPIDELGDLFGLELDDEDVDSAGGLLAKELGRLAQPGEQAVVSGLVLRAERTEGRRKRISTILVERDQSLIDAQLAFDSGDAEGRKHRG from the coding sequence ATGCAGCCCTGGCTCTTCCTCATGGCCGCGTTCGCGTTCGTGGCCTTCGGCGGCCTCATGGCGGCCGTCGACGCCGCGCTCGGCGCGACGAGTCGTGCGGATGTCGTCGAGCTCGCGTCGGGCTCCCGTGCGCGTCGCTCGTTGCTGGCGATCGCCGACGACACGGGCGCGCACGTGAACGCGGTGAACTTCGTGCGCATCATCACGGAGACCACCGCGGCGGTGCTGGTGACCCTGGCGTTCGTCTCGTTCCTCGACAACGTGTGGTGGGTGCTGCTCTGGTCGGCGCTCATCATGACGGCCGTGTCGTTCGTGCTCGTCGGAGCGAGCCCCCGCAGCGTCGGCCGCGCGCATGCGGCGGTCGTGCTCCGGCTGACCGCACCGGTCGTGCACTTCCTGCGGGTGCTGCTCGGCCCGCTCGCCAACGCGCTCGTGTCGCTCGGCAACCGCGTGACGCCGGGGCGCATCAGGTTCGCGGGCGTGTCGAGCGAGGAGCAGCTGCTCAGCATGGTCGACGAGGCGACGGAGCTCGAGGTGCTCGAAGAGGGCGACCGCGAGCTGATCCACTCGATCTTCGAGTTCAACGACACCGTCGCCCGCGAGGTCATGGTGCCGCGCACCGACATGGTCACGATCGAGTCGACCGCGCACCTGCCGCAGGCGATGGCCCTCTTCCTGAACGCCGGGTACTCGCGCATCCCCGTGATCGGCGAGGACGCCGACGACGTCGCCGGCATCCTGTACCTGCGCGACCTCGCGCGACTCGGGTTCGAACGGCCGCTCGACGCCGCCGACCTGACCGTCGGCGAGCTGGCGCGCCCAGCAGTGTTCGTGCCCGATTCGATGAAGGCCGATGCCCTGCTGCGGCAGATGCAGCTCGCCTCGAACCACCTCGCGATGGTGGTCGACGAGTACGGCGGCATCGCGGGCCTCGTGACGCTCGAAGACGTGATCGAGGAGCTCGTTGGCGACATCTCCGACGAGTACGACCGCGCGGCCGAGCAGATCGAACAGCTCGACGCCGGCCGGTTCCGGGTGAACGCGCGCCTGCCGATCGACGAGCTCGGCGACTTGTTCGGCCTGGAGCTCGACGACGAAGACGTCGACTCGGCCGGCGGCCTGCTCGCGAAGGAGCTCGGCCGTCTCGCGCAACCGGGCGAGCAGGCCGTGGTCTCCGGGCTCGTGCTCCGCGCGGAGCGCACCGAGGGCCGCAGAAAGCGCATCTCGACGATCCTCGTCGAACGCGACCAGTCGCTCATCGACGCCCAACTGGCGTTCGATTCGGGCGATGCCGAAGGAAGGAAGCACCGTGGCTGA
- a CDS encoding PhoH family protein, producing the protein MVRLLGPQDRLLTTIQREYPDVEVHVRGNEIGIRGEASERRRVRRLIEELLELVRADQDPTPTEVRSSARMLEADPDSRPSELLGQVIVASRGKTIRPKTEGQRAYVDAIDEHTVVFGIGPAGTGKTYLAMAKAVQALQRKEVSRIILTRPAVEAGERLGFLPGTLTDKIDPYLRPLYDALNEMMDPEMVPKLLASGTVEVAPLAYMRGRTLNDSFVVLDEAQNTTPEQMKMFLTRLGFGSKMVVTGDVTQVDLPGGASGLRLVTRILDRIDDIHFAHLTSADVVRHTLVGQIVDAYTEYDQRSQAQRYERDQAREFANRAERRGHAGPRDHLPRKGINS; encoded by the coding sequence ATGGTGCGACTGCTCGGCCCCCAGGACCGCCTGCTGACCACGATCCAGCGCGAGTACCCCGACGTCGAGGTGCACGTGCGCGGGAACGAGATCGGCATCCGCGGCGAGGCATCCGAACGCCGCAGGGTGCGCAGGCTCATCGAAGAACTCCTGGAGCTCGTGCGAGCCGACCAGGATCCCACCCCGACCGAAGTGAGGAGTTCGGCCCGCATGCTCGAAGCCGATCCCGATTCCCGACCCTCCGAGCTGCTCGGACAGGTCATCGTCGCCTCGCGCGGCAAGACGATCCGCCCCAAGACCGAGGGGCAGCGCGCCTACGTCGACGCGATCGACGAGCACACGGTCGTCTTCGGCATCGGCCCCGCCGGTACCGGCAAGACCTACCTTGCGATGGCCAAGGCCGTGCAGGCGCTCCAGCGCAAGGAGGTCAGCCGCATCATCCTGACGCGACCGGCCGTCGAGGCGGGTGAGCGCCTCGGGTTCCTCCCCGGCACGCTGACCGACAAGATCGACCCCTACCTTCGGCCCCTCTACGACGCGCTCAACGAGATGATGGACCCCGAGATGGTGCCGAAGCTCCTCGCGTCGGGCACGGTCGAGGTCGCACCGCTCGCGTACATGCGCGGCCGCACGCTGAACGACTCGTTCGTGGTGCTCGACGAGGCGCAGAACACGACGCCCGAGCAGATGAAGATGTTCCTGACGCGCCTCGGATTCGGCTCGAAGATGGTCGTCACGGGCGACGTCACCCAGGTCGACCTGCCGGGCGGCGCGAGCGGTCTGCGCCTCGTCACCCGCATCCTCGACCGCATCGACGACATCCACTTCGCGCACCTCACGAGCGCCGACGTCGTCCGGCACACGCTCGTCGGACAGATCGTCGACGCGTACACCGAGTACGACCAGCGCTCGCAGGCGCAGCGCTACGAACGCGACCAGGCGCGCGAGTTCGCGAACCGCGCCGAGCGGCGCGGGCACGCAGGCCCGCGCGACCACCTCCCTCGAAAGGGCATCAACTCGTGA
- a CDS encoding response regulator transcription factor: protein MNAIRVALIDDQALFRSGVRMLVESQPDLEVVGEAGDGLAGAALAATTRPDVVLMDVRMPLLDGIQATERILAEAERDGRRAPRILVLTTFDLDENAAKAIRAGASGFVLKDADPEFLLAAIRTVHQGNQVIAASATRELFAHLARGSGRRPAPASWAELTPREREIFGFAARGMSNSEIAASEFLSEATVKTHVSRILAKLGLRDRVQLVVFAYEHDLGATDHPGG, encoded by the coding sequence GTGAACGCCATCCGCGTCGCGCTGATCGACGACCAGGCCCTCTTCCGTTCGGGGGTGCGCATGCTCGTGGAGTCGCAGCCCGACCTCGAGGTCGTCGGGGAGGCGGGCGACGGGCTCGCCGGTGCCGCCCTCGCGGCCACGACCCGCCCGGATGTCGTGCTCATGGACGTGCGGATGCCGCTGCTCGACGGCATCCAGGCGACCGAGCGGATCCTCGCGGAGGCCGAGCGCGACGGGCGACGTGCTCCGCGGATCCTCGTGCTCACGACGTTCGACCTCGACGAGAACGCGGCCAAGGCGATCCGGGCGGGTGCGAGCGGATTCGTGCTCAAGGACGCGGATCCCGAGTTCCTGCTCGCGGCGATCCGCACGGTGCACCAGGGCAACCAGGTCATCGCGGCGAGCGCGACGCGCGAGCTGTTCGCGCATCTGGCCCGGGGGAGCGGCAGGCGGCCGGCGCCCGCATCGTGGGCCGAGCTCACGCCGCGCGAGCGCGAGATCTTCGGGTTCGCGGCGCGCGGCATGTCGAACTCCGAGATCGCGGCCTCCGAGTTCCTCTCCGAGGCGACCGTCAAGACGCACGTGAGTCGCATCCTCGCGAAGCTGGGGCTCCGCGACCGCGTGCAGCTCGTCGTGTTCGCCTACGAGCACGACCTCGGCGCGACCGATCATCCTGGGGGATGA
- the ybeY gene encoding rRNA maturation RNase YbeY, giving the protein MSIEVNNESAIEVDEAVLQRLAVYVLDALHVHADAELAIVLVDEGAMEQLHVQWMDEPGPTDVLSFPMDELRPGSEENPAPPGLLGDVVLCPQVAEAQARTAGHPLIDELLLLTTHGMLHLLGFDHAEPEDEKEMFGLQRDLLVGFTMQERRR; this is encoded by the coding sequence GTGAGCATCGAGGTCAACAACGAATCCGCCATCGAGGTCGACGAGGCGGTGCTGCAGCGCCTCGCCGTCTACGTGCTCGACGCGCTGCACGTGCACGCCGACGCCGAGCTCGCGATCGTCCTCGTCGACGAGGGCGCCATGGAGCAGCTGCACGTGCAGTGGATGGACGAGCCCGGCCCCACCGACGTGCTGAGCTTCCCGATGGACGAGCTCCGCCCGGGCAGTGAAGAGAACCCGGCCCCGCCCGGGCTGCTCGGCGACGTCGTGCTCTGCCCGCAGGTCGCCGAGGCGCAGGCGCGAACCGCGGGGCATCCGCTCATCGACGAACTGCTGCTGCTGACGACGCACGGCATGCTGCACCTGCTCGGCTTCGACCACGCCGAACCCGAAGACGAGAAGGAGATGTTCGGCCTGCAGCGCGACCTCCTCGTCGGCTTCACGATGCAGGAGCGTCGTCGCTGA
- the era gene encoding GTPase Era has protein sequence MPKEGSTVAEYRAGFVSFVGRPNVGKSTLTNALVGEKVAITSSKPQTTRRAIRGIVHREHGQLILVDTPGLHRPRTLLGERLNSLVQSTLGDVDVIAFCVPANEPIGPGDRYINEQLDQYPRAKKVAIVTKTDAAGKAKIAEQLLAVSQLREWDAVIPVSAPRGEQLDVLVDELLSLLPVSSQPLYPAEILTDEDTSERIAEFIREAALEGVTDELPHSIAVVVDDMVEREDKDLLEIYANLYVERDSQKGIIIGKGGARLREVGATARAQIEALLGRKVYLALHIKVAKDWQRDPKLLGRLGF, from the coding sequence ATGCCGAAGGAAGGAAGCACCGTGGCTGAGTACCGCGCAGGATTCGTGTCGTTCGTCGGGCGCCCGAACGTGGGCAAGTCGACGCTCACGAACGCGCTCGTCGGCGAGAAGGTCGCGATCACGAGTTCGAAGCCCCAGACCACGCGCCGCGCGATCCGCGGCATCGTGCACCGCGAGCACGGCCAGCTCATCCTCGTCGACACGCCGGGTCTGCACCGCCCGCGCACGCTGCTCGGCGAGCGCCTGAACTCGTTGGTGCAGTCGACCCTCGGCGACGTCGACGTCATCGCCTTCTGCGTGCCCGCGAACGAGCCGATCGGCCCGGGCGACCGGTACATCAACGAGCAGCTCGACCAGTATCCGCGCGCGAAGAAGGTCGCGATCGTCACGAAGACGGACGCCGCGGGCAAGGCGAAGATCGCCGAGCAGCTGCTCGCGGTCTCGCAGCTGCGCGAGTGGGATGCCGTCATCCCGGTGTCCGCGCCGCGCGGCGAGCAGCTCGACGTGCTCGTCGACGAGTTGCTCTCGCTGCTGCCGGTCTCGAGCCAGCCGCTGTATCCCGCCGAGATCCTGACCGACGAAGACACCTCGGAACGCATCGCCGAGTTCATCCGCGAGGCCGCCCTCGAGGGCGTGACCGACGAGCTGCCGCACTCGATCGCGGTCGTCGTCGACGACATGGTCGAGCGCGAGGACAAGGACCTGCTCGAGATCTACGCCAACCTCTACGTCGAGCGCGACAGCCAGAAGGGCATCATCATCGGCAAGGGCGGTGCGCGCCTTCGCGAGGTCGGCGCGACCGCGCGTGCGCAGATCGAGGCACTGCTCGGCCGCAAGGTCTACCTCGCCCTGCACATCAAGGTCGCGAAGGACTGGCAGCGCGACCCGAAGCTGCTCGGCCGGCTCGGCTTCTGA
- a CDS encoding sensor histidine kinase has translation MPEYRISRAKLTTDIVLAVVFGLMSLPFALMGNGADLAAMVLFVTALAVRRLAPAWALGIAWAAATVQMAALRDLQFYDFAVLGVLYSTAAHGGRLVKWLGLVSAGAGALIATLYLQVVMPVFDGVGGLGPENLFAAAFIFVASVAVLVLAWTAGLLARSVRDGREVRRREEVANRERALAEYRYTVEQERNRIARDMHDVVAHSLAVVIAQADGARFAARTRPDAASEALSTISGVARGALGDVRVLLAELRHREGGAPQPVLDDLGGLIAGVVDAGLDVRLVETGERRELGTGHQIAVYRIVQEALTNALRHGDTTAPVDVRLDWADDGIGLAISNRIMADAAGSAAASGAGLAGAATTATRHGITGMRERAQLVGGALTAEPGSDGVFRVVARIPAQPRTPEPRSTP, from the coding sequence GTGCCCGAGTACCGAATCAGCCGCGCGAAGCTGACGACCGACATCGTGCTGGCCGTGGTCTTCGGCCTGATGTCGCTGCCGTTCGCGCTCATGGGCAACGGGGCCGATCTCGCGGCGATGGTGCTGTTCGTCACCGCGCTCGCGGTGCGGAGACTCGCCCCGGCATGGGCGCTCGGCATCGCCTGGGCGGCCGCGACCGTGCAGATGGCCGCGCTCCGCGACCTGCAGTTCTACGACTTCGCCGTGCTCGGAGTGCTGTACTCGACGGCGGCCCACGGCGGCCGACTGGTGAAGTGGCTCGGGCTCGTCTCTGCGGGCGCCGGCGCGCTGATCGCCACGCTGTACCTGCAGGTCGTCATGCCCGTCTTCGACGGCGTGGGCGGCCTCGGCCCCGAGAACCTGTTCGCCGCGGCGTTCATCTTCGTCGCATCCGTCGCGGTGCTCGTGCTCGCATGGACCGCCGGGCTCCTGGCGCGTTCGGTGCGCGACGGCCGCGAGGTGCGCAGGCGCGAGGAGGTCGCGAACCGCGAGCGGGCGCTGGCCGAGTACCGCTACACGGTCGAGCAGGAGCGCAATCGCATCGCGCGCGACATGCACGACGTCGTCGCGCACTCGCTCGCGGTCGTGATCGCGCAGGCCGACGGCGCGCGGTTCGCCGCACGAACGAGGCCCGACGCGGCATCCGAAGCGCTGTCGACGATCTCGGGCGTGGCCCGAGGCGCGCTCGGCGACGTGCGGGTGCTGCTCGCCGAGCTGCGCCACCGCGAGGGCGGCGCGCCGCAGCCGGTGCTCGACGACCTCGGCGGCCTCATCGCGGGCGTCGTCGATGCCGGGCTCGACGTGCGGCTCGTCGAGACCGGCGAGCGCCGCGAGCTCGGCACCGGCCACCAGATCGCGGTCTACCGCATCGTGCAGGAGGCGCTCACGAACGCGCTGCGGCACGGTGACACGACGGCTCCGGTCGACGTGCGGCTCGACTGGGCCGACGACGGCATCGGTCTTGCGATCTCGAACCGCATCATGGCGGATGCCGCGGGCAGCGCGGCGGCTTCCGGCGCCGGGCTCGCCGGGGCGGCCACGACCGCGACGAGGCACGGCATCACGGGCATGCGCGAGCGCGCCCAGCTCGTGGGCGGTGCGCTGACCGCAGAACCCGGATCCGACGGCGTGTTCCGCGTCGTCGCGCGCATTCCCGCACAGCCCAGGACCCCCGAGCCGAGGAGCACCCCGTGA
- a CDS encoding ABC transporter permease codes for MTRVKDLLPTLLVATLAAAFGVALLQVTGILTAAITAENGLAESGTVQLMLGLVAGVFITIAVYVSAVVTANTVATVVAGRTRLIALLRLIGSSARAQRAAIAREGLLIGLVGSVLGAFVGSAVAWGLGEIGMAQGTIPRVEYSLLDPLLLAPMGAVVVTTWLAAWTGSRRVLSVRPAQALGNATEADFDEVSSRRGRAIAAWILGVLGIGLLGLGVVVGLVRPEGVLIGLLGGILSFTAIVLAAHRVMPPVLRLVGRAFGDRPAARLAAENAVRHPERSSRMTIGLVIGVTLVTTFAVTMETYREMLLIATEDRPEMQAALGPVIDGTIAVFSTLIGFSAVIAAVGLVNTLSISVMQRTRELGLLRALGFDRRQIRVMVLVEAAALTVAATLTGLVLGIAYGWVGAQSILGSVGSGPGIVAPVVPWPIVGIVVGAAALLTLAASVAPMRRAARVSPVVALAID; via the coding sequence ATGACCCGCGTCAAGGACCTCCTCCCGACGCTGCTGGTGGCCACGCTCGCCGCGGCGTTCGGCGTCGCGCTGCTCCAGGTCACCGGCATCCTGACCGCGGCCATCACGGCCGAGAACGGCCTCGCCGAGAGCGGCACCGTGCAGCTCATGCTCGGGCTCGTGGCCGGGGTGTTCATCACCATCGCGGTGTACGTCAGCGCCGTGGTCACGGCGAACACGGTCGCGACCGTCGTCGCCGGACGCACGCGTCTCATCGCGCTGCTCCGGCTCATCGGCTCGAGCGCCCGGGCTCAGCGCGCCGCGATCGCGCGCGAGGGCCTGCTCATCGGCCTCGTGGGTTCGGTGCTCGGCGCATTCGTCGGCTCGGCCGTCGCGTGGGGGCTCGGCGAGATCGGCATGGCCCAGGGCACGATTCCGCGCGTCGAGTACTCGCTGCTCGACCCGCTGCTGCTCGCGCCCATGGGCGCGGTCGTCGTGACCACCTGGCTCGCGGCGTGGACCGGCTCGCGGCGGGTGCTCTCCGTCCGCCCGGCCCAGGCGCTCGGCAACGCGACCGAGGCGGACTTCGACGAGGTCTCCTCGCGCCGGGGCCGTGCGATCGCGGCCTGGATCCTGGGCGTGCTCGGCATCGGCCTGCTCGGGCTCGGCGTGGTCGTCGGACTCGTGCGCCCCGAGGGCGTGCTCATCGGCCTGCTCGGGGGCATCCTCTCGTTCACCGCCATCGTGCTCGCGGCGCACCGCGTCATGCCGCCCGTGCTGCGGCTCGTCGGGCGGGCCTTCGGCGACCGTCCGGCCGCTCGCCTCGCCGCCGAGAACGCCGTGCGGCACCCCGAGCGATCGTCGCGCATGACCATCGGGCTCGTGATCGGCGTGACGCTCGTCACGACCTTCGCCGTGACGATGGAGACCTACCGCGAGATGCTGCTCATCGCCACCGAGGACCGGCCCGAAATGCAGGCCGCGCTCGGCCCCGTCATCGACGGCACCATCGCGGTCTTCTCGACGCTCATCGGCTTCAGCGCCGTCATCGCGGCCGTCGGCCTGGTGAACACGCTCTCGATCAGCGTCATGCAGCGCACGCGCGAACTGGGGCTGCTGCGCGCGCTCGGGTTCGACCGCCGTCAGATCCGGGTCATGGTGCTCGTCGAGGCTGCGGCGCTGACGGTCGCCGCGACGCTCACCGGGCTCGTGCTCGGCATCGCGTACGGCTGGGTCGGCGCCCAGTCGATCCTCGGCTCGGTGGGCAGCGGCCCTGGCATCGTCGCGCCGGTGGTGCCGTGGCCGATCGTCGGCATCGTCGTGGGCGCCGCCGCACTGCTCACGCTCGCGGCATCCGTCGCCCCGATGCGGCGCGCGGCACGCGTGTCGCCGGTGGTCGCGCTCGCGATCGACTAG